From Polaribacter haliotis:
CTAAATAAGAAAAGGTTAAAATATCTGAAGTTGAAGCTACATTTATAGAATAATTTCCATTTTCATCTGTAGTTGTTCCATTTCCTTGTTCATTGGAAACACTAACGACTGGTAATTTTTCTCCAGAATTTTTATCGGTAACTGTTCCTGTAATTTTAGTTTGTGCAAAATTTATGCTCACGAATAGCATAAAAATCCACATAAAAATATGTTTCATTTAGTAATTTTTGTGTAAAATAATTTGTTGATTTTTAGTATTGATACTAACAATACAATAGATAATTACGCAAAAATAATAGGTGAACCTTTATTGAAGTTTGGAGAATAAAATACTTTTTTTATGTTGAAAAAAGTAGAAAAAACAAACGTCTTTTTAGAGATGATATATCTTTTTAAAAGATTTAAAATTGACGTTGAAATCCTTTTAAAACTATCAAGTATAAACTGAATATCTTCTAATTTATCAATATCATTTAAGATTTCTAAAAAGGAAATTTCTAAATTTTTAGATTTTGAAATTGATGTAATACATTTTTGTAAACGATTGGTTTGCCAAGGTAATTTTAAGAACGTTTTTTTATTAAAATGTTCTTTTCTAATTCCCATTAAATAAAAACCACCATCTTTAGATGGTCCTAAAACCAAATCGTTAGAAGATAAATTGGTTTCGGTTTCTAATAAATGACGCACTTTTAAATGTGGTGTATCATTCCCAATAGTAATTACATTGTCGAAACCTTTGTTAAAAAGTGTTTCTACTGCATTAGAAAAACGCTCTCCAAAATTGTTTCCAACTTGCTCTTTTTCAGAAAAAAGAAAGTGTTTAATTCCAGATTTTTCTACCGTTTTTAAAGTTTGATTATTTAATGCAGAAAAAATTTCAGTAGAAAGAAATGATTTTCTTTCCGTTTCTTTTTCAGCAGAATTTGCAAAAATTAATATGGCAGTTTTGTTATTCAAATACTTGTTTTTATGCTACAACACCTTGACAGCTACTTCCTGCACCAGCAGTACAACCATAACAATGTTGATTGATAATAATATTTCTGTCTTGTAATAATTCTTCGTTGTAATCTTTAATGTGTTTTACTTTACTTGCTACTTTTAAATTTAGCATTTGATTAAAATCGCAATCAAACAACCAACCATCCCAACTTATAGAAAGTGTATTTGTACACATTACGTTTTCCACAGCTGAAGGATTGTATGCGTCTAACAAAGAATGCATATAATCTTCATAATTATCTGAAGCGATTAAATAATCTAAAAAACGACTAATTGGTAAATTTGTAATTGCAAAAAGACTATGGAAATCGATATCAAAATCTTCTTTCAACGCTTTTTTGAAATCATTTTGTAGTGCCATTTGATCTCCAGGTAAAAATGCTCCTGAAGGGTTATACACCAAATCTAATTTTAAATCAGATCCAGGCATTCCATAACCCACTGCATTTAATTCTTGCAATGCTTTTATAGATAAATCGAAAACGCCTTCTCCACGCTGTTTGTCTGTTTTTCCACGAGTCCAATGTGGCATTGACGAAACTACGTGTACATTATGTTTTTTGAAGAATTCTGGTAAGTCGTAATATTTTTTATTTGCTCTAATAATTGTTAAGTTAGAACGTACAATAAAATCTTTAATTCCTGCTTTTGATGCTTCTTCTACAAACCATCTAAAATTAGGATTCATTTCTGGAGCTCCACCAGTTAAATCTAACGTGTGTGCTTCCGTTTTTTGAATGACTTCTAAACACTGTTTCATCGTGTCTACAGTCATAATTTCTTTTCTATCTGGACCAGCATCTACATGACAATGTTCACAAACCTGGTTACACATATATCCCAAATTTATTTGTAGAATTTCTAGTTTTTTAGGACGCAAAGGAAAGTGACCAGTTTCTTTAATTTTTGCCGCAAATGTTGGTAATTCTCCGTTTGCGAAAATTCCGTTTGAAAGAATTTCCATTTGACGTGAGGTATTTGCAATATCGTTATTTCTTGCTTTAAGTGATTTTGTAGCCATATATGCTGAACTTGTTTCAGTATCTTTTTAAAGATGGTTTATAGTATTTACGAAGAAAATTGTGTTTTGGTTTTTAGTAGGAATGAATATAGTTGGCTTTAGATTTCTGCCTGCGCAGAAATAAGCGACCTCTAAAATTTTTGCGAAGAGCAAAAATTAGAGTCTGCTTACATTTCTAGCTTATTTACTTTATTCATCATTTGAACTCCATGCACTAAAGTTGCACCACTTTTAATTGCGGCACCCACATGAATTGCTTCCATCATTTCTTCTTTGGTAACGCCTCTTTGTAAAGTGTCTTTTGTGTACGCATCTATACAATATGGACATTGTTCTGTGTGTGCAACTGCCAAAGCAATTAAAGATTTTTCACGAGCAGTTAAGGCACCTTCTTCAAAAACTTTTCCATAATAATCGAAGAATTTGTTTCCAAGTTCTTCGTTCCATTCTGTAATTTTTCCGAATTTTCTTAAATCTGCGGAATCGTAATATGTTTTAGACATTTATTTTTTTTTGAAAATTAAAAAACGAAAGATAATAATTTATTTTCCGTTTAAACTCCAATCGTATTTTAAATAAGATGTTCTTGCGTTATTCTTAATTTCTATATTAGAATATTTATTTAAATAATCGATAACAGATCCATTTTTAGTGAAGTCTTCTTTAAACCAATCGAAAATTGAAGAAATTTGAACTTTCTTATTCGATATTTTATTTCTTGATGAATCGTTTACAAATTCTTTCATTAATTTTTCTAATGAAGCGTCTACATTTTCTTCTGTAAAAGCCATGTTTAATAATTTAGGACAAGAACCAGAGGCGCAATTTACACCAACATGAATTCTTGGGTCGAACAAGTTTTTACGTAAAATTTCGTGTTCTATATGGTCTAAAGTATACGTTTTTCCACCAACTTTAGCGAAAGGAATTTTCCAAGCGGTTTTTCCTTTTTCTTTGATATCCATAATACTTTTTAATGGATAGTTTTCTAATATTTTTTTGATTGTATAAGCGTTATAAGCATTAATCCAAAATGCTTTTTGTTTGTTTTCTGACCAAGAATTTTCTGGCGAAGTTTTTTCTAAATAAGAAATGTAAATGTCTAATTTTGCTTTGTCTTCTTTAAATGATTTGTAATCTACAATTCCGTCTTTGGTAACGTGCTTTTGAAGTAAATCGTTAAAAATAGCTGTTTGAGCATTTGCTTGACTAAATGTAAAAAGGGTTATAAGTGCTAAAAGTATTTTTTTCATTGTATGTTTTGTTTGTTGTTTTTTTAGACGAAGATTTTTTTAATTGATTACAAGTATACCTTCAAAGTTATTAAATAATGTGTTTAGTTTTAGACTTGCTATTATTTAATTGATTGGTTTAGCCCTGATTGAACGGTTTGTTTGAGCTCTTTTTTATTCTTTTTTGAATAAAAAAAGCGAGTAGTGAAAGCAGGAAATAGCTTCAAATAAAAATGATTATTTTTGCCGACAACTAAACGAATAAAAATAGTAAAAATGAAAGCATATATATTTCCTGGTCAAGGAGCACAATTTACAGGAATGGGATTGGATTTGTACGAAAAGTCGCCTTTAGCACAAGAATATTTCGAGAAAGCGAACGATATTTTAGGGTTCTCTATTACAGATATTATGTTCGAAGGAACTGCAGAACAATTAAAAGAAACGAAAGTTACACAACCTGCAATTTTCTTACATTCAGTAATTTTGGCGAAGGTTTTAGGAGACGATTTTAAACCAGAAATGGTTGCTGGACATTCTTTAGGAGAATTATCTGCATTGGTTGCAAACGGAGTTTTGTCTTTTGAAGACGGATTAACATTGGTTTCTAAACGTGCTTTGGCAATGCAAAAAGCGTGTGAAGCTGCACCTTCTACAATGGCTGCAGTTTTAGGTTTGGACGACCATATTGTTGAAGAAACTTGCGCAGAAATAGATGGAGTAGTAGTGGCTGCAAATTACAATTGTCCTGGACAATTGGTAATTTCTGGAGAAATTGAAGCGGTTGAAAAAGCGTGTAAAGTATTAACTGAAAAAGGAGCAAAAAGAGCAATTTTATTGCCTGTTGGTGGAGCATTTCACTCACCAATGATGGAACCTGCAAGAGAGGAATTAGCTGCTGCAATTGAGGCAACTGAATTTAGCGAACCAACTTGTCCAGTTTACCAGAATGTAACTGCAAGTGCTGTTACAAGTGCAGATGAGATTAAGAAAAATTTAATGATTCAGTTAACTGCGCCTGTAAAATGGACACAATCTATAAAAGCAATGATTGCTGATGGTGGAACCGAATTTATAGAAGTTGGACCAGGGAAAGTTTTACAAGGTTTAATGCGTAAAATAGATAGAAGTGTTGCTGCGAGTGGAGCTTCTTTGGCAGAATAAGCAATCGTATTTAATATAATGAAATTTAAAGATCATAGGAAACTATGGTCTTTTTTTTGTTTAGAAATTATCTGTTACCAATTGTCGAATGAAATGAACCTTTAAAGAATTGGTTATATGATTTTATGTTTTAATAAATGATTTTTGAGTTTAATAAATAAATTTTAGAGAGTTAAAAAACTGTTTAAGTTAGGTGTTTTTCCTTACTGTGAAAATTATTTTTCTCTAATATTTGTAACAACTTTTAAAAATTAAATTATGAAAACAAAATTACTATTAATTTTAACATTGTTAAGTTTAACAATCTATTCTCAAACTTCTGTGCCAGATGATGCTTTTGAAACTTACTTAGAAACACACGACGCTTCTGGTAATGTTGTTACAGTTGGAGATGCTAATAGTTTAGGAGATGGAACAGATGGTAATAATTTGGTAACTACTTCAAAAATTGATACTCTTAAAACTTTATCCTTATCTTTTTTAGGAATTGAAAAGTTAGATGGTATCGAAGATTTTGCAGCTTTAGAAAGTTTTACTTTTGATGGAAATAATGTAGCTTTAACAGATGTAGATTTATCGGAGAATTTAAATTTAAAATCTATAATTATTAGAAGTTTTCCAAACCTCACAAATTTAAATATTACTGGTTTAACGAGTTTGGAAGATTTGACTTTAAGAGGTTCTACAATAATAACATTTTTAGATTTTACTGCTTTATTAGGGTTGAAAAAAATACACATTGGAGATTTCTCTTCTTTAACTTCTTTTAATATTTCTAATTTAACAAGTTTAGAAGAGTTTATATTCCAAAAATCAAATGCGATGAATTCTTTAGATTTATCGACATTAACTGGGCTAAAAAGAGTTTATATTTCTAATAATACTTTATTATCATCTGTAACATTAAAAACAGGAACTACAGCAAATATAGATATTGTACAGCTTTTGGGAAATACAATGTTAACTTGTGTAGAGGTAGATGCTGGTATTCCAATTAATGGATTAACAACTTGGTATCAACAACATGGACCAATATTTAATGAAGATTGTGCAAATCCAGCAACTTATATACCAGATGATAATTTTGAAGCATATTTAGAGGCCAATAGTATGGGTAATGGAATTGCTAATGATGATTTGGTAACAACATCTAATATAAATACAATTACTGCATTAGATGTTTCTAATCAATCCATATCCGATTTAACAGGGATTGAAGATTTTATAGCATTAACAGAATTAAAAGCAAATACAAATACAATCTCGACAGTAAACCTTACTGAGAATATAAGCTTAGAAAAAATTTACTTAAATAATAATACTCTAACTGAAATAAATGTATCAAAAAATATCGGTTTAAAGCAATTATGGGTTAGAAGTAATACTATAAAAAACTTAGATGTAAGTAGTAATGTCGCTTTAGAATGGTTGGTTTGTAGTAGAAATAATATAGAAAATTTAGATTTAAGTGTAAATACAGCTGCTGGTTTTTTGGAATTGCACACCAATAATTTAAAAACATTGAATTTAAAGAATATTTCGAATACAACTATTTCTTATTTTGATGCTAAATTGAACCCAAATTTATCATGTATCCAGGTAGATGATTCAGCTTATTGGACAACAAATTTTGCTACTCAAATTGATGCAACTTCTTCTTTTAGTGTAAACTGCAATTACCCAACCACAAATGTGCTAGATGCCGCTTTTGAAAATTATTTAGAAACCCATGATAGAAATGGAAATGTAGTTGCCTTGGGTCATATAAATAGTATGGGGAATGCAATTGCAAACGATGGGAAAGTTTTTACCCACAGAATAGAAACTGTAATAAAATTAGATATTCAAAGTCCAAATACAATCGCAGATTTTACAGGTTTAAAAGATTTTAGAGATTTAGAAATTTTTGGCTACTTGTTTGGGAATGTTTTTTCTACAATAGATTTTTCTTCAAACCTAAAAATGAAAAGAATTACACTAGGCTTAAATGCAGCTTTAACCAATGTAACTTTTGGTAATTTACCAGATGTAGAATACATACAATTGGGTAGTGATTTAGTTGCAAATGTAGATTTAAGTGGTTTACCTAAATTAGAAGAATTTAAAAGTTTAAATGGCAAACTTACTTCTTTAAATACTGCTGCTAACTCAAATTTAAAGAGACTTACTTTAGCGAATAACTTAATAACTTCTTTAGATTTATCTACTAATATTTTATTAGAAAGACTTAATGCTACAAACAATAAATTAACGAGTTTAAATTTAAAAAACAATGCAAATAATTTAATTCAAACAGGTTTTTTTAATATTAGAAATAACCCTGGTTTAACTTGTATTGAAGTAAGTGATGTAGCATATGCAAATGCTAATTGGACAGCTAAAGATACACAACACAGTTTTAATACAGATTGTTCTGCAGTTTGGTCTGTTATGACATCTTCTGCAACCACAACTGTATTATTAACAATTACAGGTTTAGATGCAAATAATGATGGAGCTATTACTGTTGCAGAAGCAGCAGCTTTTACTGGAGATGCAAATGGAGAGTTAAATTTAAGTGGAACAGGAATTACAGATGTAGAAGGCTTACAAGCATTTACTAGTATTTTACAATTAGACGTTTCTGGAAATGGAATTACAGATTTAAGTCCACTTACCAATTCTACTTTTGGATTAATCGCAAAATCTACAGGAAAAACAAAAACAATACGAAAAACAACAGCAATGGCTTTGGAAACGATTGTTTTAAATGATAATAGTTTCGAAGTTTTAGATTTTAATACCTTAACAAACTTAAAAAATGTAGATATTAGTAACAACCCTAATTTGGTAACTGTAAGTTTTCAAAATGGAAACAATGCAAATATCATTTCTTTCAATTCTAAAAACACACCAAAACTTACTTGTATTTTAGTTGATGATGTAAATGCTAGTAATTTATCTACTTGGCAAAAAGATGCTAAAAATACATTTGTTGCAAGTGAAGCAGAGTGTAGAGCAAAAGTGCTTTCTACAAATACTTACGATTTAAATTCTTCCATAGAAATGTTTCCAAATCCAGTAACAGATATGTTAACTTTAAAATTGAATAATTCAAATTCAATTAAAAAAGTAAAAACTTATACAGTGTTAGGTAAATTAGTGTCAGAAACCACTTCTAAAAATATTAATTTCTCAGAATTTTCTGACGGAATATATATTGTTAAAGTAATTACAGAAAAAGGAATAATTACAAGAAAGGTTATTAAAAAATAAAATTTTAAACTTTATTTGATTGTAAAAGTTATTTTTTACTCAAGCACTTTTACTATAATTAGAATACTTCTTTATAGTATCAAAGAAGCACTTTATAGAATAGCCATAGTAAATCTTTTAACAAGAAATTATATTTACAGAACTATAGAAAAAGAAAAAGAGGGAAACACAGTTTCATTATTTGAAAAAAGCCACGAGATTATTTTCGTGGCTTTTCTATAAAAACTATCTTTAAACGTGTTAAAAAAAATATCCATACTATTTTTCTTTTGCTCTTGTCTAAATTTATTTGCACAAGAACCTCTTCATTTAACCGTAAAAGATGGTTTACCAAGCAATCATATTTACGATGTTTTAGAAGATAAAGATGGCTTTATGTGGTTTGCTACAAATAGAGGTCTTGCAAAATACGATGGAGCATCTTTTAAAACTTTTACCATAAAAGACGGTCTGCCAAATAACGATATTTGGTTATTAGATAGAGATTATAAAGATCGTTTGTGGTATTTTTCTAAAAGTAAATACCAAGGTTTTATTAAAAGCGATAGTGTTTATAAATTTAAGACTAATAACAATACTGTTATTTCTCCAATTGTATATTTTGGTAACAATAATATTTATTTAGCTGAAGATGATTTTTATGAGTTTGACGAACAACAAATAATAGCATTAAATATAAAAAGTGATTGGGTGAATTTACAGCACAAATTAGATGAAAAATCTAAAGAAAGTCGAGCTTTTTATAATCCTGTAAATAAAATTTTTATAGGATTGCTAAAAGATAAAATTATTTTTTTTGATAGCAATTTTAAAAAAATTAAACAAGTAAATATTAACTTTTCTACTAGAGAATTACGTTACAAGGATTTTCGAAGAAGTATTCTTACATCTAACAATTTATTACTATTTTATTTTAAAGATTTTTATTTGTGTATCGATTCTAAAAAGCTTTCAATTAAAGTTATTAGATATAGAGATTTAGAGCTTGGTAACACTTCTTCAATTTCTCTTTTAAAAGCAACTAAAAAAACGATTCAAAGCACTTTAGATAATAATTTATTAATTTTTGATAAAGAGTTTAATTTCATTCAAAAGTATAAGTTTTCTGAAGATTTAAACTTTAAACGTGCGTTTTTAGATAGCAAAGGTTCAGTTTGGTTAGTTGGTAAAAATGGAGTTTATTATTATTCAAAACAACAATTAATAAGTAACTATTATCTTGAAAAAAAAGCTACAAAAAAAATAGGCGTATTTAATAAAAAATTAATTGCGGGTGTAGAAAAAGAAGGCTTCTATGATGTTAAAAACGAATACATAAGAAAAGATTTATCAACTAAAGGAACTTCAATTTATCAAATTAAAGATAATTTAGTAGTTTCTGGGTTTGAAAGTTATTTTTGTAATAAAAATAAACTTGAACTTTTAACTTTTAAAAGTTTGTCTGAAACATATTATAGTGGATTTAAAGATTTTATAAAAAAGGATGATGTTTTTTTATCATTGACTTCAATGGATATTTCAAAATTTTCTAACATAACAAAACTTGGTAAATCTTTACAAAGAAAATCTGGATTAGTAGAAATAGAACTTTTTAAAAATGAAGTTTATGCAGGTGGAAGTGATGGTTTATGGTTGCTAAAAAATGATTCTTTGGTAAAACCAAACAACACAAATCCAATTGTAAATGCAAGTATTAATCATATTGAAAAAACGAATGATTTTTTAGTTATTTCTACGGATGGTTTGGGTGTTTATTTGCATAATAAAGAGCAAACAATTTTATTAAAAAACACAGAAGATTTAATCATACAAAAAACTCAAAAAGTTGGTAATAAATTATGGTTAGCAACTCAAAAAGGAGTTGTGGAAGTTACTTTAAACCAACAAGATTTGGCAAACTCTAAAATAACCAATAATTTTTATGATGCAGATGGATTATTGCAGAATAACACAAACGATATTTATGTAGAAAAGGATACTTTGTATGTAGCTTCAGATATAGGAATCGCAAAAATAAACACAAAAAATCCTATTTATTATCAAAAACCAAAATTATATTTTAAAACTAAAAAAGATACTTTAAGTTTTAGTAAAAAGGCAAGAGATAATATTTCTATAACGTTTGGTTTGCAAGATTATACAAATCAAGAGTATGTGAAGTATGAATATAGATTGTTACCTTCTCAAGAAAAATGGACAACTACACAAACCAAAATTTTAAATTTTTCTAATCTTTCTCCAAATAATTATCAATTAGAAGTAAAAGCAACAGACCAACATTTTAATGAAGTTATAAAAGCGCAACACATAAATGTTTTACCAAATTGGTGGCAAACAATTATTGCAAAAATTGGTTTTGGTTTATTCGGTGTTTTATGTTTTATTGCT
This genomic window contains:
- the arsS gene encoding arsenosugar biosynthesis radical SAM (seleno)protein ArsS (Some members of this family are selenoproteins.), producing MATKSLKARNNDIANTSRQMEILSNGIFANGELPTFAAKIKETGHFPLRPKKLEILQINLGYMCNQVCEHCHVDAGPDRKEIMTVDTMKQCLEVIQKTEAHTLDLTGGAPEMNPNFRWFVEEASKAGIKDFIVRSNLTIIRANKKYYDLPEFFKKHNVHVVSSMPHWTRGKTDKQRGEGVFDLSIKALQELNAVGYGMPGSDLKLDLVYNPSGAFLPGDQMALQNDFKKALKEDFDIDFHSLFAITNLPISRFLDYLIASDNYEDYMHSLLDAYNPSAVENVMCTNTLSISWDGWLFDCDFNQMLNLKVASKVKHIKDYNEELLQDRNIIINQHCYGCTAGAGSSCQGVVA
- a CDS encoding sensor histidine kinase, which translates into the protein MLKKISILFFFCSCLNLFAQEPLHLTVKDGLPSNHIYDVLEDKDGFMWFATNRGLAKYDGASFKTFTIKDGLPNNDIWLLDRDYKDRLWYFSKSKYQGFIKSDSVYKFKTNNNTVISPIVYFGNNNIYLAEDDFYEFDEQQIIALNIKSDWVNLQHKLDEKSKESRAFYNPVNKIFIGLLKDKIIFFDSNFKKIKQVNINFSTRELRYKDFRRSILTSNNLLLFYFKDFYLCIDSKKLSIKVIRYRDLELGNTSSISLLKATKKTIQSTLDNNLLIFDKEFNFIQKYKFSEDLNFKRAFLDSKGSVWLVGKNGVYYYSKQQLISNYYLEKKATKKIGVFNKKLIAGVEKEGFYDVKNEYIRKDLSTKGTSIYQIKDNLVVSGFESYFCNKNKLELLTFKSLSETYYSGFKDFIKKDDVFLSLTSMDISKFSNITKLGKSLQRKSGLVEIELFKNEVYAGGSDGLWLLKNDSLVKPNNTNPIVNASINHIEKTNDFLVISTDGLGVYLHNKEQTILLKNTEDLIIQKTQKVGNKLWLATQKGVVEVTLNQQDLANSKITNNFYDADGLLQNNTNDIYVEKDTLYVASDIGIAKINTKNPIYYQKPKLYFKTKKDTLSFSKKARDNISITFGLQDYTNQEYVKYEYRLLPSQEKWTTTQTKILNFSNLSPNNYQLEVKATDQHFNEVIKAQHINVLPNWWQTIIAKIGFGLFGVLCFIAFVQFTKKQIRKKERSKAQLDKKIAGLELQALRSQMNPHFVHNSLNAIQYFIQRNEVELSENYLVKFSKLIRMFFEYSRKQNISIKEEINLLDNYLQIEKLRFEEKLNYAINVDKNIDIDEQMIPSMMLQPIVENAVNHGLFHKKENGFVKILINKIKENSFQVIVEDDGIGILKSKLMHNNSSKNYESKSTMVLEERLELLKQSNDWEIVYKIQDVSEIENATGTRVTLTFNQPKLWK
- a CDS encoding T9SS type A sorting domain-containing protein: MKTKLLLILTLLSLTIYSQTSVPDDAFETYLETHDASGNVVTVGDANSLGDGTDGNNLVTTSKIDTLKTLSLSFLGIEKLDGIEDFAALESFTFDGNNVALTDVDLSENLNLKSIIIRSFPNLTNLNITGLTSLEDLTLRGSTIITFLDFTALLGLKKIHIGDFSSLTSFNISNLTSLEEFIFQKSNAMNSLDLSTLTGLKRVYISNNTLLSSVTLKTGTTANIDIVQLLGNTMLTCVEVDAGIPINGLTTWYQQHGPIFNEDCANPATYIPDDNFEAYLEANSMGNGIANDDLVTTSNINTITALDVSNQSISDLTGIEDFIALTELKANTNTISTVNLTENISLEKIYLNNNTLTEINVSKNIGLKQLWVRSNTIKNLDVSSNVALEWLVCSRNNIENLDLSVNTAAGFLELHTNNLKTLNLKNISNTTISYFDAKLNPNLSCIQVDDSAYWTTNFATQIDATSSFSVNCNYPTTNVLDAAFENYLETHDRNGNVVALGHINSMGNAIANDGKVFTHRIETVIKLDIQSPNTIADFTGLKDFRDLEIFGYLFGNVFSTIDFSSNLKMKRITLGLNAALTNVTFGNLPDVEYIQLGSDLVANVDLSGLPKLEEFKSLNGKLTSLNTAANSNLKRLTLANNLITSLDLSTNILLERLNATNNKLTSLNLKNNANNLIQTGFFNIRNNPGLTCIEVSDVAYANANWTAKDTQHSFNTDCSAVWSVMTSSATTTVLLTITGLDANNDGAITVAEAAAFTGDANGELNLSGTGITDVEGLQAFTSILQLDVSGNGITDLSPLTNSTFGLIAKSTGKTKTIRKTTAMALETIVLNDNSFEVLDFNTLTNLKNVDISNNPNLVTVSFQNGNNANIISFNSKNTPKLTCILVDDVNASNLSTWQKDAKNTFVASEAECRAKVLSTNTYDLNSSIEMFPNPVTDMLTLKLNNSNSIKKVKTYTVLGKLVSETTSKNINFSEFSDGIYIVKVITEKGIITRKVIKK
- a CDS encoding DUF2064 domain-containing protein — translated: MNNKTAILIFANSAEKETERKSFLSTEIFSALNNQTLKTVEKSGIKHFLFSEKEQVGNNFGERFSNAVETLFNKGFDNVITIGNDTPHLKVRHLLETETNLSSNDLVLGPSKDGGFYLMGIRKEHFNKKTFLKLPWQTNRLQKCITSISKSKNLEISFLEILNDIDKLEDIQFILDSFKRISTSILNLLKRYIISKKTFVFSTFFNIKKVFYSPNFNKGSPIIFA
- a CDS encoding DUF547 domain-containing protein, producing MKKILLALITLFTFSQANAQTAIFNDLLQKHVTKDGIVDYKSFKEDKAKLDIYISYLEKTSPENSWSENKQKAFWINAYNAYTIKKILENYPLKSIMDIKEKGKTAWKIPFAKVGGKTYTLDHIEHEILRKNLFDPRIHVGVNCASGSCPKLLNMAFTEENVDASLEKLMKEFVNDSSRNKISNKKVQISSIFDWFKEDFTKNGSVIDYLNKYSNIEIKNNARTSYLKYDWSLNGK
- the fabD gene encoding ACP S-malonyltransferase — protein: MKAYIFPGQGAQFTGMGLDLYEKSPLAQEYFEKANDILGFSITDIMFEGTAEQLKETKVTQPAIFLHSVILAKVLGDDFKPEMVAGHSLGELSALVANGVLSFEDGLTLVSKRALAMQKACEAAPSTMAAVLGLDDHIVEETCAEIDGVVVAANYNCPGQLVISGEIEAVEKACKVLTEKGAKRAILLPVGGAFHSPMMEPAREELAAAIEATEFSEPTCPVYQNVTASAVTSADEIKKNLMIQLTAPVKWTQSIKAMIADGGTEFIEVGPGKVLQGLMRKIDRSVAASGASLAE
- a CDS encoding arsenosugar biosynthesis-associated peroxidase-like protein; its protein translation is MSKTYYDSADLRKFGKITEWNEELGNKFFDYYGKVFEEGALTAREKSLIALAVAHTEQCPYCIDAYTKDTLQRGVTKEEMMEAIHVGAAIKSGATLVHGVQMMNKVNKLEM